A DNA window from Fragaria vesca subsp. vesca linkage group LG3, FraVesHawaii_1.0, whole genome shotgun sequence contains the following coding sequences:
- the LOC101310203 gene encoding nucleobase-ascorbate transporter 12-like: protein MSKSDPKPTRPRPGPWPPLPEEAPMPPSSWAKKTGFRPKFSGETNASDSGQISLPPPRPPPPRGSEPDLEAGRVRSQPAATNGVTVPAAVAKAAPSGDKEQTVVKRRKESDGGSKNAGNGPNGQAVAVAVEPNSQPRRPARSEEVVDVLPNNGDDDGFMSRPSHIKYELRDTPGLVPIGLYGFQHYLSILGSIILIPLVIVPAMGGTYEDTANVVSTVLFVSGVTTLLQTSFGSRLPLIQGPSFVYLAPALAIINSPEFQGLNGNNFKHIMKELQGAVIIGSAFQALLGYTGLMSLFLRLINPVVVSPTIAAVGLSFYSYGFPLVGTCLEIGAVQILSVIIFSLYLRKISVFGHRVFLIYAVPLGLAITWATAFLLTEAGVYNYKGCDTNVPASNIISDHCRKHVSRMKHCRVDTSHALNASPWFRFPYPLQWGTPVFHWKMAIVMCVVSIISSVDSVGSYHASSLLVASRPPTPGVVSRGIGLEGLSSVLAGLWGTGTGSTSLTENVHTIAVTKMGSRRAVELGACVLIVLSLVGKVGGFLASIPQVMVAALLCFMWAMLAALGLSNLRYSEAGSSRNIIIVGLSLFFSLSIPAYFQQYGIAPSSNLSVPSYFQPYIVASHGPVRSKYGGMNYVLNTLFSLHMVIAFLVAVILDNTVPGSRQERGVYVWSEREVAKREPAVAKDYELPFRIGRVFRWVKWVGL from the exons ATGTCCAAGTCGGACCCTAAGCCCACCCGGCCCCGGCCCGGCCCATGGCCACCTCTCCCGGAGGAGGCTCCAATGCCGCCCTCGTCCTGGGCCAAGAAGACCGGCTTCCGCCCCAAGTTCTCCGGCGAGACCAATGCCAGTGATTCCGGCCAGATATCCTTGCCGCCTCCCCGGCCGCCCCCGCCCCGGGGGAGTGAGCCCGATCTTGAGGCCGGCCGGGTGAGGAGCCAGCCGGCGGCGACGAATGGGGTGACGGTTCCGGCGGCGGTGGCGAAGGCGGCGCCGAGTGGGGATAAGGAGCAGACGGTGGTGAAGAGGAGGAAGGAGAGTGATGGAGGGTCGAAGAATGCGGGTAATGGGCCCAATGGGCAAGCGGTGGCGGTTGCGGTGGAGCCCAATTCGCAGCCGAGGAGGCCGGCCAGGAGTGAAGAAGTGGTTGATGTTTTGCCTAATAATGGGGATGATGATGGGTTTATGTCCAGGCCTTCTCATATAAAATATGAGCTTAGAGACACGCCCGGGCTTG TCCCCATTGGTCTATATGGATTCCAGCATTATCTCTCCATATTGGGTTCGATAATTTTAATCCCACTCGTCATAGTTCCAGCAATGGGCGGTACTTAT GAGGATACTGCAAATGTGGTATCGACAGTGCTCTTTGTTTCGGGAGTGACCACACTGCTGCAAACGTCGTTTGGATCAAGATTGCCCTTGATACAGGGCCCGTCATTTGTTTACTTAGCACCCGCTTTGGCAATTATCAATTCTCCGGAATTTCAAGGACTCAATGGAAAT AATTTTAAGCATATCATGAAGGAGCTACAGGGGGCAGTAATAATAGGTTCAGCTTTTCAAGCACTACTTGGATATACTGGACTAATGTCATTGTTTTTGAG GTTGATCAATCCAGTGGTTGTGTCTCCAACAATTGCTGCTGTTGGACTTTCTTTCTACAGTTATGGTTTCCCATTAGTTGGTACTTGTCTTGAGATTGGTGCTGTGCAGATATTATCAGTCATTATTTTTTCTCTT TACCTACGGAAGATATCTGTTTTTGGTCATCGTGTATTTCTAATATATGCA GTTCCATTGGGTCTGGCAATCACATGGGCAACTGCTTTCCTCCTAACTGAAGCTGGAGTGTATAATTATAAAGGCTGCGATACAAACGTACCGGCATCAAACATAATTTCTGATCATTGCAGAAAGCACGTGTCGAGAATGAAGCATTGCCGAGTTGATACTTCTCATGCGTTAAATGCTTCCCCATGGTTTAGGTTTCCTTATCCATTACAATGGGGTACTCCTGTTTTCCACTGGAAAATGGCTATTGTAATGTGTGTGGTTTCAATTATCTCATCAGTGGATTCG GTTGGCTCATATCATGCTTCTTCACTATTGGTGGCATCCAGGCCTCCAACTCCTGGTGTTGTTAGTCGAGGGATTGGTCTTGAAGGTCTTTCCAGTGTCTTGGCTGGATTATGGGGTACTGGGACAGGGTCGACAAGTTTAACCGAAAATGTGCACACAATAGCTGTAACTAAGATGGGAAGCCGTAGAGCAGTTGAACTGGGTGCATGTGTCTTGATTGTCTTATCCCTTGTTG GTAAAGTTGGAGGGTTTCTTGCATCAATTCCGCAAGTCATGGTTGCAGCACTTCTGTGCTTCATGTGGGCGATGCTTGCTGCACTGGGTCTGTCAAATCTACGTTACAGCGAGGCTGGAAGCTCTCGGAATATTATAATTGTCGGGCTATCTTTGTTTTTCTCGCTGTCAATCCCAGCGTACTTTCAGCAATACGGCATTGCTCCAAGCTCCAACTTATCTGTTCCTAGTTATTTTCAGCCATATATTGTGGCTTCTCATGGGCCTGTCCGCAGCAAATATGGAGGG ATGAATTATGTCCTCAACACATTATTTTCGTTACACATGGTGATTGCATTCCTTGTGGCTGTTATCCTGGACAACACAGTACCTGGAAGTCGTCAAGAACGTGGTGTATATGTGTGGTCGGAACGTGAGGTTGCAAAGAGGGAGCCTGCTGTTGCCAAAGACTATGAGCTGCCCTTCAGAATTGGCCGGGTTTTCAGATGGGTGAAATGGGTTGGACTTTAA
- the LOC101310499 gene encoding probable ribosome biogenesis protein RLP24-like, translated as MRLEKCWFCSSTVYPGHGIQFVRNDAKIFRFCRSKCHKNFKMKRNPRKVKWTKAYRRLRGKDMTQDSTFEFERKRNRPERYDRNLAENTLKAIKKIDKVRVDREAKHHEKRMKGRKTKIGDQARKELIQSINMVQAPDSIRQDRSEKIKVPKQVEQTAMEVEE; from the exons ATGAGGTTGGAGAAGTGCTGGTTCTGTTCTTCAACTGTATATCCTGGGCATGGTATTCAGTTTGTTCGTAATGATGCAAAG ATTTTTCGATTTTGTAGATCTAAATGCCACAAGAACTTTAAAATGAAGAGAAATCCTCGCAAGGTGAAGTGGACTAAGGCGTACAGGCGGTTGCGTGGAAAGGATATGACACAG GATTCAACATTTGAGTTTGAGAGAAAGAGAAATAGGCCTGAGAGATATGACAGGAATCTTGCAGAAAACACACTGAAGGCCATTAAGAAGATTGATAAGGTTAGAGTCGACAGAGAGGCGAAGCACCACGAGAAGAG GATGAAGGGCAGGAAAACCAAGATAGGAGATCAAGCAAGAAAGGAATTGATACAGAGCATCAACATGGTCCAAGCTCCCGATTCGATTCGACAAGATCGATCAGAAAAAATCAAGGTCCCAAAGCAAGTGGAACAAACCGCAATGGAGGTGGAGGAGTAA
- the LOC101310786 gene encoding peptidylprolyl isomerase domain and WD repeat-containing protein 1-like, which produces MYEKSYMHRDVVTHVAVSPAEFVVTGSVDGHLKFWKKKPIGIEFAKHFRSHLGPIEGLADFALQVSADGLLCCTISNDLSVKIYDVVNYDMMAMIQTSFVPGAVEWVYKQGDVKARLAISDRNSSSVHIFDARAGENKPLISRKIHLGPVKIMKYNHEYDTVISADEKGMIEYWNPATLEFPENGMKFRFKSDTNLFDIVKCKTSVSSIEVSPDGKQFSVTSPDRRIRVFWFLTGKIRRVYDESLEVAQDLQRSVVPLYQLEAIDFGRRMAVEKEIEKTETAPQPNAVFDESSNFLIYPTLLGIKVVNLQTNKVARILGKVENNDRFLRIALYQGDRSSKKVRKIPAAAANANESKEPLSDPTLICCAFKKHRIYLFSQREPEEPEDATKGRDVFNEKPPADELLAASDIGKSVTTSLPDNVIIHTTMGDIHMKLYPEECPKTVENFTTHCRNGYYDNLIFHRVIKGFMIQTGDPLGDGTGGQSIWGREFEDEFHKSLRHDRPFTVSMANAGQNTNGSQFFITTVATPWLDNKHTVFGRVIKGMDVVQAIEKVKTNKDDKPHQDVKILNVTVPKS; this is translated from the exons AT GTATGAGAAGAGTTATATGCACCGAGATGTGGTTACTCATGTTGCTGTGTCCCCGGCCGAATTTGTGGTCACTGGAAGTGTTGATG GACACTTGAAGTTTTGGAAGAAAAAGCCCATTGGCATTGAATTTGCAAAGCATTTTAGGTCCCACCTTGGTCCCATTGAAGGTCTAGCT GACTTTGCTTTGCAGGTTAGTGCTGATGGTTTGCTTTGCTGTACAATTTCAAATGATCTTTCTGTGAAGATATATGATGTTGTCAACTATGATATGATGGCCATGATTCAAACATCCTTTGTTCCTGGTGCTGTTGAGTGGGTCTATAAACAAGGGGATGTCAAAGCTAGGCTTGCCATCAGTGATAGAAACTCATCATCCGTACACATTTTTGATGCAAGGGCTGGTGAAAATAAACCTTTAATATCCAGAAAG ATACACTTGGGGCCGGTGAAAATCATGAAATACAATCATGAATATGATACAGTGATATCAGCTGATGAGAAGGGAATGATTGAATATTGGAATCCTGCTACACTTGAGTTCCCAGAGAATGG GATGAAATTCAGATTCAAAAGTGACACAAATCTCTTTGACATTGTGAAATGCAAAACTTCAGTTTCTTCTATTGAG GTTAGTCCAGATGGCAAACAATTTTCGGTTACTTCACCTGATCGTAGGATACGTGTATTTTGGTTTCTAACTGGTAAAATACGTCGAGTTTATGATGAATCCCTTGAG GTGGCCCAGGATCTCCAAAGAAGTGTCGTACCTTTGTACCAGCTGGAAGCTATAGACTTTGGTCGAAGAATGGCTGTTGAGAAGGAAATAGAGAAAACAGAAACTGCACCACAGCCGAATGCAGTTTTTGATGAGAGCTCAAATTTTCTTATATATCCAACTCTTCTTGGGATAAAA GTTGTAAACTTACAAACTAATAAAGTTGCCCGCATTCTGGGAAAAGTGGAAAACAATGATAGGTTTTTGAGAATTGCCTTGTACCAAGGTGACAGAAGCAGTAAAAAAGTTAGAAAAATTCCTGCAGCTGCAGCAAATGCCAATGAGAGTAAAGAGCCTCTGTCAGATCCCACTCTCATATGTTGTGCCTTCAAGAAACACAGAATATATCTGTTCAG TCAAAGAGAACCGGAAGAGCCTGAAGATGCAACCAAGGGAAGAGATGTGTTTAATGAGAAGCCTCCTGCTGATGAACTCTTGGCTGCCTCTGATATAGGCAAATCAGTCACAACGTCCCTACCTGACAATGTG ATTATACATACAACAATGGGTGACATACACATGAAGTTGTATCCAGAAGAATGCCCTAAAACTGTGGAGAACTTCACAACACATTGCCGGAATGGCTATTATGATAACCTCATATTTCATCGCGTCATCAAAGGTTTCATGATACAAACAGGAGATCCTTTGGGAGATGGTACTGGTGGCCAATCTATTTGGGGAAGGGAGTTTGAGGATGAATTTCACAAAAG TTTACGACATGATAGGCCTTTTACGGTATCAATGGCAAATGCTGGCCAAAACACAAATGGATCTCAGTTCTTTATCACAACAGTAGCCACTCCGTGGCTGGACAACAAGCACACAGTTTTTGGAAGAGTGATTAAGGGAATGGATGTTGTTCAG GCTATAGAAAAAGTAAAGACAAACAAGGATGACAAGCCCCACCAAGATGTGAAAATTCTGAATGTCACTGTCCCCAAGTCTTAA